Proteins encoded in a region of the Lentimicrobiaceae bacterium genome:
- a CDS encoding M23 family metallopeptidase, which yields MKKTLSVVLLFFVSNLLLGQFVIKQDQISHPITIPISFSGSFGELRSDHFHSGVDLRVQQREGLPILAADDGIVSRIKVSPVGYGNALYISHANGITTVYGHLRNYNDVITEYVTKQQYRRQSFAVDLFPSPFADKISVKKGEIIGYAGNTGSSGGPHLHFEVRNTITERPLNPLLFGVKINDIHYPEIQSFKLYSENKSEVANFPQSDEIFKVIAVSDKKYKLPADTITLSGEYSFGVKAIDRMTSKNDRNGWYKMEVIIDDEPLFEMKMDSFSFDESRYINASIDYYEYEKGNGRYIITKKLPGNVLSIFNTFNGNGIFNFQPNNIYKVEIKISDYSDKTSVLEFWVKGADESVFVSTPNIESTFTNLFSYNQENKFSNDEIEVTIPKGALYQDIYFDHSSTKQNANSFSDVFQIHRPYVPLHKNITIDIKQNNIPDKLKSKAVAVRIDKKNKKSSVGGEFTKNGYFTFTTRSFGNFALEIDTVKPSISNVTGKNAGVLIFKVYDELSGIADYKGVLNGSWALVSWDPKTKTMKYTYDHLVKKGQNEFVLHVTDKVGNKNKLRVVFNN from the coding sequence ATGAAAAAAACATTATCGGTAGTATTATTATTTTTTGTCTCAAATTTACTATTGGGGCAGTTTGTTATAAAACAGGATCAGATTTCACATCCAATAACAATTCCAATTTCGTTTAGCGGTTCGTTCGGAGAATTAAGAAGCGATCACTTCCATTCGGGCGTTGACCTTAGAGTCCAGCAAAGAGAAGGTCTGCCAATACTCGCAGCCGACGACGGTATTGTAAGTCGTATAAAAGTTTCTCCTGTTGGCTATGGGAACGCTTTATATATCAGCCATGCCAACGGTATTACTACCGTTTACGGACACCTACGAAATTACAACGATGTTATAACCGAGTATGTTACTAAGCAACAGTATCGAAGACAAAGTTTTGCAGTCGATTTGTTTCCATCTCCTTTTGCCGATAAAATTTCGGTTAAAAAAGGTGAAATCATTGGTTATGCCGGAAATACAGGCTCTTCGGGTGGACCTCACTTGCATTTTGAAGTCAGAAACACTATAACCGAACGTCCGTTAAATCCTTTATTGTTTGGTGTAAAAATAAATGATATTCATTATCCTGAAATTCAGAGTTTTAAGTTGTATTCCGAAAATAAATCGGAAGTAGCTAATTTCCCGCAATCCGATGAAATCTTTAAAGTAATCGCAGTTTCCGACAAAAAGTACAAACTACCTGCCGATACCATTACTTTAAGTGGTGAGTATAGCTTTGGTGTAAAAGCCATAGACCGCATGACTTCCAAAAACGACAGGAATGGTTGGTACAAGATGGAAGTGATTATTGACGATGAACCTTTGTTTGAAATGAAAATGGATAGTTTCAGTTTTGACGAATCAAGGTATATAAACGCTTCTATCGATTATTACGAATACGAAAAAGGTAACGGCAGATATATTATAACTAAAAAGTTGCCTGGAAATGTGCTTTCTATTTTCAACACTTTTAATGGAAACGGGATATTTAACTTTCAACCAAATAATATTTACAAGGTAGAAATAAAAATATCTGATTATAGCGATAAAACTTCGGTATTGGAATTTTGGGTAAAAGGTGCCGACGAAAGTGTTTTTGTCTCCACTCCTAATATTGAAAGCACTTTCACAAATCTATTTTCGTACAACCAAGAAAACAAATTTAGCAATGATGAAATAGAAGTAACAATCCCGAAAGGAGCATTATATCAGGACATATATTTTGATCATAGTAGCACAAAACAAAATGCTAATAGCTTTTCCGATGTTTTTCAAATTCACAGACCATACGTACCCTTACACAAAAACATAACGATTGATATAAAACAAAATAATATTCCCGACAAATTAAAATCAAAAGCTGTAGCAGTACGTATTGATAAAAAGAATAAAAAATCTTCGGTAGGCGGCGAATTTACCAAAAATGGATATTTTACATTTACAACACGCAGCTTTGGTAATTTTGCATTAGAAATAGATACGGTAAAACCTTCAATTAGCAACGTTACCGGCAAAAATGCAGGTGTATTAATTTTTAAGGTTTACGACGAATTGTCAGGAATAGCCGATTATAAAGGTGTTTTGAATGGAAGCTGGGCTTTGGTTTCGTGGGATCCGAAAACAAAAACAATGAAGTACACCTACGATCATTTGGTTAAAAAAGGTCAAAACGAATTTGTACTCCACGTAACCGACAAAGTGGGTAATAAAAATAAATTACGAGTAGTTTTTAATAATTAG
- a CDS encoding DUF6150 family protein → MKQLILITSILICSLSIKAQVVYVTQYKSDADKIVYVTQYKSDADMLVYTTQYKSDAKEDSGIWYYTEYKSDADWVIYFTKYKSDANLIIYHTEYRSDAGWRNRK, encoded by the coding sequence ATGAAACAATTAATTTTAATCACAAGTATATTAATTTGCTCACTATCAATTAAAGCGCAAGTTGTATATGTAACTCAGTACAAAAGCGATGCCGACAAAATTGTTTATGTAACTCAGTACAAAAGCGACGCCGATATGTTGGTATACACTACCCAATATAAAAGCGACGCCAAAGAAGACAGCGGTATATGGTATTATACAGAATACAAAAGCGACGCCGACTGGGTAATCTATTTTACAAAATATAAAAGCGATGCTAACCTGATTATTTATCACACCGAATATAGGAGTGATGCAGGCTGGAGAAATCGGAAATAG